The following are encoded together in the Candidatus Methylomirabilis oxygeniifera genome:
- the gltB gene encoding Glutamate synthase [NADPH] large chain (NADPH-GOGAT) (Evidence 2b : Function of strongly homologous gene; Product type e : enzyme) translates to MIEQTDTVSTTPYGNPPRQGLYDPTYEHDACGVGFVVDIKGRRSHTIIQQALTVLKNLLHRGACGSEPNTGDGAGILIQMPHIFLARECGKIGVTLPAPRHYGAGFVFLPTDPSQAAKCQAIFEEIILEEGQTLLGWRDVPTDDSPIGPSAKAAKPTFKQIFIGRNPAILDDRTFERKLYIIRKQVEHVVYRSTLPQRTLFYIPSLSSNTLAYKGMLIGDQIEATFPDITDPAVESALALVHQRFSTNTFPSWPLAHPYRYMAHNGEINTLRGNINWMRAREALCESELLPDLKKIFPIVLEGGSDSAIFDNVLEFLVMAGRPLPHAILMMIPEAWSGHESMGEERKAFYEYHGCLMEPWDGPASIAFTDGTVIGAVLDRNGLRPSRYYVTKDGMVVMASEVGVLDIPPENILIKERLHPGRIFLVDTAQGRIIDDAELKHAFATEHPYHEWLQQHLIPLEELPAPPHVHEPDHETVLQRQQLFGYTHEDLRLLLAPMALRGEEPVGSMGNDASLAVLSDRPRLLYDYFQQLFAQVTNPPLDAIREELVTQMATTIGPERNLLKPEPESCRQIKLKTPVLDNEELARIRYVDLPGFRSITLPMLFSVAEGGSGLDQALQELCRKASQAIADGYTFLILSDRGVCKELAPIPALLATAGVHHHLVREGTRTRVGLIIESGEPREVHHAALLIGYGAGAVNPYLAFETLDDMIREGLLPGLDHKKAVTHYIKALNKGVLKVISKMGISTIQSYRGAQIFEAIGLNKAFVDRCFTWTASRIGGIGIDVVAEEVILRHRRAFPERPVGQPELEWGGEYQWRRDGEHHLFNPETISKLQYSTRTGQYAIFKEYAEMINDHNTNLCTLRGLFDLKCGDQPIPLEEVEPVESILKRFATGAMSYGSISQEAHETLAIAMNRLGARSNTGEGGEDSARFTPDSNGDWRRSAIKQVASGRFGVTSEYLANATDIQIKMAQGSKPGEGGQLPGAKVYPWIAKVRHSTPGVGLISPPPHHDIYSIEDLKQLIHDLKNSNPTARIHVKLVAEVGVGTIAAGVAKAFSDVVLISGHDGGTGASPLGSIKHAGLPWELGLAETQQVLVMNKLRDRIVVQVDGQMKTGRDVVIAALLGAEEYGFSTAPLVVMGCIMMRVCHLNTCPVGVATQDPELRKNFTGKPEYVENFFRFIALEVRELMAQLGFRTMDDMIGRIDRLEMRKAIEHWKARGLDYSSILYCPQMGAEIAIRKVQDQNHGLEQSLDMTTLVPRCLPALERREPVSLHLPIHNVNRTVGTILGYEITRRYGGEGLPDDMIRIRFTGTAGQSFGAFIPRGITLIIEGDANDYLGKGLSGGKIIVFPSREATFVPEENILVGNVVLYGATKGEVYLRGIAGERFAVRNSGAHAVVEGVGDHGCEYMTGGRVVVIGGTGRNFAAGMSGGVAYVLDETGDFKNRCNLSMVDIEPLSADEDIEEIQELLRRHLRYTGSTVADRLLRNWQATEAQFVKVIAKDYKRAMKALKRVETEGISWEQAVMAGAHG, encoded by the coding sequence GTGATCGAACAGACGGATACGGTGTCTACAACCCCTTACGGTAACCCACCCAGACAGGGCCTGTACGATCCGACCTACGAGCATGACGCCTGCGGGGTAGGCTTTGTGGTGGACATCAAGGGCCGGAGATCCCATACCATCATCCAGCAGGCGCTGACGGTCCTGAAGAACCTGCTGCACCGCGGCGCGTGCGGCTCGGAGCCGAATACGGGTGATGGGGCCGGCATCCTCATTCAGATGCCCCACATCTTTCTTGCCCGCGAGTGCGGGAAGATCGGGGTCACTCTGCCCGCTCCACGGCACTACGGCGCCGGATTTGTCTTCCTTCCGACCGACCCTTCACAAGCCGCCAAATGTCAGGCAATTTTTGAAGAGATCATTCTGGAGGAAGGGCAGACGCTTCTGGGGTGGCGGGACGTGCCGACCGATGACTCACCGATCGGCCCCAGCGCGAAGGCCGCCAAGCCGACCTTCAAGCAGATCTTCATCGGCCGAAATCCGGCCATCCTGGACGACCGGACGTTCGAGCGGAAGCTCTACATCATCCGTAAACAGGTTGAGCACGTCGTCTATCGCTCGACGCTTCCTCAGCGAACACTCTTCTACATCCCAAGCCTCTCCTCCAACACGCTGGCCTACAAGGGGATGCTCATAGGGGACCAGATCGAGGCAACTTTTCCGGACATCACGGACCCGGCGGTCGAATCGGCGCTGGCGCTCGTTCACCAGCGCTTCTCCACCAACACCTTCCCCTCCTGGCCGCTGGCCCACCCGTACCGGTACATGGCGCACAACGGTGAGATCAATACGCTGCGCGGCAACATCAACTGGATGCGCGCCCGCGAGGCGCTGTGCGAGTCCGAACTGCTGCCTGACCTGAAGAAGATCTTTCCGATCGTACTGGAGGGTGGGAGCGATTCGGCAATCTTCGACAACGTCCTGGAGTTTCTGGTCATGGCCGGCCGTCCCCTGCCTCACGCGATCCTGATGATGATCCCTGAGGCCTGGAGCGGCCACGAATCGATGGGCGAAGAGCGCAAGGCGTTTTACGAGTACCATGGCTGCCTGATGGAGCCGTGGGACGGACCGGCCTCTATCGCGTTCACCGACGGCACCGTGATCGGAGCGGTCCTGGATCGGAACGGTCTCCGCCCATCGCGCTACTACGTAACAAAGGACGGCATGGTCGTCATGGCTTCCGAGGTGGGCGTACTGGACATTCCGCCTGAAAACATCCTGATCAAGGAGCGCTTACACCCCGGTCGGATCTTCCTGGTAGATACTGCCCAGGGCCGGATCATCGACGACGCAGAGCTCAAGCACGCCTTTGCCACCGAGCACCCGTACCATGAGTGGCTGCAACAGCACCTGATTCCATTGGAGGAACTCCCGGCGCCCCCTCATGTCCACGAGCCGGATCACGAAACCGTGCTGCAGCGGCAACAGTTGTTTGGTTATACCCACGAGGACCTGCGTCTTCTGCTGGCTCCGATGGCGCTGAGGGGGGAGGAGCCGGTCGGTTCGATGGGAAACGATGCGTCGCTTGCGGTCCTCTCCGACCGCCCTCGCCTGTTGTATGACTATTTCCAGCAGCTCTTCGCCCAGGTAACCAATCCGCCGCTGGACGCAATCCGTGAGGAGTTGGTCACCCAGATGGCGACGACGATCGGCCCGGAGCGCAACCTGCTCAAGCCGGAACCCGAGAGTTGCCGGCAGATCAAGCTGAAGACGCCGGTCCTGGATAACGAGGAGTTGGCGCGAATCCGCTATGTCGATCTACCCGGCTTCAGATCGATCACGCTGCCTATGCTGTTCTCAGTGGCCGAAGGCGGGAGCGGCCTCGATCAGGCGCTACAGGAACTATGCCGGAAGGCAAGCCAGGCTATTGCCGACGGCTACACCTTCCTGATTCTCTCCGACCGGGGCGTGTGTAAGGAACTGGCCCCGATTCCAGCCCTCCTGGCCACAGCCGGCGTCCATCATCATCTGGTCCGGGAAGGGACCAGGACGAGGGTCGGACTGATTATAGAGAGCGGCGAGCCGCGTGAGGTCCACCATGCGGCATTGCTCATCGGCTACGGCGCGGGCGCAGTCAACCCGTATCTCGCCTTCGAGACCCTCGACGATATGATCCGCGAGGGTCTGCTGCCCGGGCTGGACCACAAAAAGGCCGTCACGCACTACATTAAGGCACTGAATAAGGGCGTGCTGAAGGTCATCTCGAAGATGGGGATCTCGACCATCCAGTCGTATCGCGGCGCGCAGATCTTTGAAGCGATCGGTTTAAACAAGGCGTTTGTGGACCGTTGTTTCACGTGGACCGCGTCCCGGATCGGCGGCATCGGCATCGATGTCGTCGCGGAAGAGGTGATCCTCCGACACCGTCGCGCCTTCCCCGAGCGACCCGTCGGTCAACCTGAGCTTGAGTGGGGAGGCGAATACCAGTGGCGGCGCGACGGCGAGCACCATCTCTTCAATCCGGAGACAATCTCCAAGCTTCAGTACTCCACACGTACGGGGCAATATGCGATCTTCAAGGAGTACGCGGAGATGATCAACGATCACAATACAAATCTGTGTACGCTCCGAGGACTGTTCGACCTCAAGTGCGGCGACCAGCCGATTCCGCTGGAGGAGGTTGAGCCGGTCGAATCGATCCTGAAACGCTTTGCGACGGGGGCCATGTCGTACGGGTCGATCAGTCAGGAGGCGCACGAGACCCTCGCAATCGCCATGAACCGACTGGGCGCCAGGTCCAACACCGGCGAGGGAGGTGAGGATTCGGCGCGCTTCACCCCGGACTCTAACGGCGACTGGCGCCGAAGCGCCATCAAGCAGGTGGCATCAGGCCGCTTCGGCGTGACCAGCGAGTATCTGGCTAACGCCACCGACATACAAATTAAGATGGCACAGGGCAGTAAGCCCGGCGAGGGCGGCCAGCTCCCCGGCGCAAAGGTGTATCCATGGATCGCCAAGGTGCGGCACTCGACGCCAGGCGTCGGGTTGATCTCGCCGCCGCCACACCACGATATCTACTCCATTGAGGATCTGAAACAGCTTATCCATGACTTGAAGAATAGTAATCCGACTGCGCGAATCCACGTAAAGCTTGTCGCGGAGGTTGGCGTCGGCACGATCGCGGCCGGCGTGGCCAAGGCGTTCTCCGACGTGGTTCTGATCTCCGGTCACGATGGCGGGACCGGCGCTTCCCCGCTTGGCTCCATCAAGCACGCAGGCCTGCCGTGGGAATTGGGGCTGGCCGAGACTCAGCAGGTACTGGTGATGAACAAGCTCCGGGATCGGATCGTTGTCCAGGTTGACGGCCAGATGAAGACCGGACGCGACGTCGTCATTGCCGCACTGCTCGGCGCAGAAGAGTATGGCTTCTCCACGGCGCCGCTGGTCGTGATGGGGTGTATCATGATGCGCGTCTGTCACCTGAACACCTGCCCGGTCGGGGTCGCTACCCAGGATCCCGAGCTTCGGAAGAACTTCACCGGCAAGCCCGAGTACGTCGAGAACTTCTTCCGTTTCATTGCGCTGGAGGTGCGGGAACTGATGGCCCAACTTGGGTTCCGCACCATGGACGACATGATCGGCCGCATAGACAGGCTCGAGATGAGGAAGGCGATAGAGCACTGGAAGGCTCGAGGGCTCGACTACTCGTCAATCCTCTACTGTCCGCAGATGGGAGCCGAGATAGCCATCCGTAAGGTGCAGGATCAGAACCACGGGCTGGAGCAGTCGCTCGACATGACCACCCTCGTTCCGCGCTGCCTACCTGCGCTGGAGCGGCGCGAGCCGGTCAGCCTGCATCTGCCGATTCATAACGTCAACCGCACGGTAGGCACCATTTTGGGGTACGAGATAACCCGTCGCTATGGGGGCGAGGGACTGCCCGACGACATGATTCGAATCCGCTTCACGGGCACTGCCGGACAAAGCTTCGGCGCCTTCATTCCCCGAGGCATCACGCTGATCATCGAGGGCGACGCCAACGACTATCTGGGGAAGGGGCTCTCGGGCGGAAAGATTATCGTGTTCCCGTCGCGCGAGGCAACATTCGTCCCTGAAGAGAATATCCTGGTCGGCAACGTGGTACTGTACGGCGCGACAAAGGGCGAAGTCTATCTCCGAGGGATCGCGGGCGAACGGTTCGCGGTGCGTAACAGCGGCGCGCATGCGGTGGTTGAGGGCGTCGGCGATCACGGCTGTGAGTATATGACCGGCGGCCGCGTTGTCGTTATCGGCGGCACAGGACGCAATTTTGCCGCCGGCATGTCCGGCGGCGTCGCGTACGTTCTGGACGAAACCGGTGATTTTAAGAATCGGTGTAATCTGAGCATGGTTGATATTGAGCCGCTGAGTGCGGACGAGGACATCGAAGAGATCCAGGAGTTGTTGCGCCGCCACCTCCGGTATACCGGCAGTACGGTGGCGGACCGGCTCTTAAGAAACTGGCAGGCGACGGAGGCACAGTTCGTCAAGGTGATAGCCAAAGACTACAAACGGGCAATGAAGGCGCTCAAGCGAGTCGAGACCGAAGGGATCTCCTGGGAACAGGCGGTAATGGCGGGCGCCCATGGGTAA
- a CDS encoding hypothetical protein (Evidence 5 : No homology to any previously reported sequences) produces the protein MPNLLRDLHCSFYPSSFRGTRAGEHDPLLSVTVFHVTYYTVSAIFIQIHH, from the coding sequence ATGCCCAATCTGCTGAGGGATCTCCACTGCTCGTTTTACCCCTCGTCTTTCAGGGGGACCCGCGCAGGAGAGCATGACCCGTTGCTCAGTGTGACCGTATTTCACGTGACTTACTACACGGTTTCGGCTATATTTATTCAAATTCACCATTGA
- a CDS encoding putative Peptidoglycan glycosyltransferase (Evidence 3 : Function proposed based on presence of conserved amino acid motif, structural feature or limited homology; Product type pe : putative enzyme), protein MKANVVRFTGILTSRIGLVRKLKKVVRPAVPILSTLLLLSFPIVSGGLLALHLNGFFAWPDFSRIQDRRETSMLYAEDGELLREYCTYCRKIATLSEMGHFPKLAVLVEDTAFEKRLTPVSGRGMVRALWQDLKTLSLQQGGSTITQQVARILFAEEELRREQERKSLSATLWRKGRELWFAMLLEGHVDRAKILELYLNNVFCGHGRYGVKACSQYYFHKEPSELSIPEAAMMIGTWRTPQYSPFINPEEAVKLRGRVLGQLVSEKVMTEAQQEEWQKLPLPKRQDRDPCRALHVAEFVRRRIVQTTRLVDQGLKVHTSINCGWQRAAADALHESMETMKARNPALTDLWGVVVLLDAGTGAIKVFAQEPAFQENEYLLNQIKRHCGSACKPFFYATWILKGGRLSCQDRGTGPCRLDDSYGTTDGKSALSLAMGKGRGRHRIQNFPYESLVRYTGISEPIRCLAESRNACTMSAIRDVRAAVRGSRVPRLVYKEEILGLMARLGMQLPTMEPERARREGIRLITSEVAQRFGLPEHTIDPGLTVAIGSIDVSPLDMAVALAGLMGSRVEPYAIEEIEGPSGDVVYDTTPKESENIFQKIVEEDLVAKRRLEKVRNGFSGELTVEEKKKIEADAKQAAETLVLAITRGLRAPVELAHGTGRLATTGDPVRGIPKLDVPVTGKTGTATNEQGETTDNWFYGCSPSYCMAVWIGREKKQPMETAIEAPNGRKVKVQETGGRNALPVFIKTMKAIYDNRLIETFPEATDPKKPFQFSLPPSVFFLVMPEEETGTLHVPERFREEGASSDDPDDF, encoded by the coding sequence ATGAAAGCCAATGTCGTCCGGTTCACCGGTATCCTGACAAGTCGGATCGGGTTGGTGCGCAAACTAAAAAAGGTTGTCCGACCGGCTGTTCCGATTCTCTCGACTCTTCTTCTTCTCTCCTTTCCTATTGTGTCCGGGGGACTGCTTGCCCTGCACCTGAATGGTTTCTTCGCGTGGCCCGATTTCTCTCGGATACAGGACCGTCGTGAAACGAGCATGCTGTATGCGGAGGATGGTGAACTGTTAAGGGAGTACTGCACCTACTGCCGTAAGATAGCCACACTGTCCGAGATGGGCCACTTTCCAAAACTGGCGGTATTAGTAGAGGATACCGCATTTGAGAAACGCCTGACGCCGGTCAGCGGTCGCGGTATGGTGCGGGCGTTGTGGCAGGACCTGAAGACGCTGAGCCTCCAGCAGGGAGGATCGACCATTACGCAGCAGGTTGCGCGTATCCTGTTTGCGGAAGAAGAGCTCCGACGTGAACAGGAGAGGAAATCCTTGAGCGCCACATTGTGGCGGAAGGGAAGAGAGTTGTGGTTCGCGATGCTGCTTGAGGGGCACGTGGACAGAGCGAAAATCCTCGAGTTGTATCTCAACAATGTTTTTTGCGGACACGGGCGATACGGGGTCAAAGCCTGCAGTCAATACTACTTCCATAAGGAGCCGTCCGAGTTGTCGATTCCAGAAGCTGCCATGATGATCGGGACCTGGCGAACCCCGCAGTATTCTCCCTTCATCAATCCGGAAGAGGCAGTAAAGCTTCGAGGACGGGTGCTCGGCCAACTCGTCAGCGAGAAGGTTATGACCGAGGCGCAGCAAGAAGAATGGCAAAAGCTGCCGCTCCCCAAGCGACAGGATCGCGACCCATGCCGAGCGCTCCATGTCGCCGAATTCGTTCGACGACGGATCGTTCAGACCACACGCCTGGTCGATCAAGGGTTAAAGGTGCATACCAGCATCAACTGCGGCTGGCAGCGAGCGGCGGCCGATGCCCTCCACGAGTCGATGGAGACCATGAAGGCTCGGAATCCCGCGTTGACGGATTTGTGGGGGGTCGTCGTCCTTCTCGATGCCGGAACCGGGGCGATTAAAGTCTTTGCGCAAGAACCGGCATTTCAGGAAAATGAATATCTGCTGAATCAGATCAAGCGACACTGCGGCTCGGCCTGTAAGCCTTTCTTTTATGCGACATGGATCCTGAAGGGCGGAAGACTCTCATGTCAGGATCGGGGCACAGGACCCTGCCGATTGGACGATTCCTACGGCACTACGGACGGCAAGTCGGCGCTCTCACTCGCTATGGGCAAGGGCCGTGGCAGGCATCGTATCCAGAACTTCCCCTATGAATCACTTGTACGATATACCGGTATCAGCGAGCCGATCCGTTGCCTCGCCGAATCACGGAACGCCTGCACCATGAGTGCCATTAGAGACGTTCGAGCCGCCGTCCGGGGATCACGGGTACCGAGACTTGTCTACAAAGAGGAGATACTCGGGCTCATGGCCCGACTGGGTATGCAGTTGCCGACGATGGAACCGGAACGCGCCAGGCGGGAAGGCATCCGGCTTATTACGTCCGAGGTTGCGCAGCGGTTCGGGCTTCCCGAGCACACGATCGATCCGGGACTGACGGTTGCCATCGGGTCAATTGACGTCTCGCCCCTCGATATGGCTGTCGCCCTGGCCGGACTCATGGGGAGTCGGGTCGAGCCCTACGCGATCGAGGAGATCGAGGGGCCATCCGGCGATGTGGTATACGACACCACGCCGAAGGAGTCTGAGAATATCTTTCAGAAAATCGTTGAGGAGGATCTGGTCGCAAAGCGTCGGTTGGAAAAGGTGCGGAACGGCTTCAGCGGCGAACTGACCGTCGAAGAAAAGAAGAAGATTGAGGCAGACGCGAAACAGGCGGCCGAGACGTTGGTGTTGGCAATAACTCGCGGGCTTCGCGCGCCCGTCGAACTTGCGCATGGGACCGGGAGGCTGGCAACAACGGGCGATCCGGTGAGAGGTATACCGAAGTTGGATGTCCCGGTGACGGGGAAGACCGGCACCGCCACCAACGAGCAGGGAGAAACCACGGACAACTGGTTTTATGGCTGTTCACCTTCTTACTGCATGGCGGTGTGGATCGGACGGGAAAAGAAACAGCCGATGGAAACAGCGATTGAAGCGCCCAACGGCCGGAAAGTCAAGGTGCAAGAGACCGGAGGTCGCAATGCGTTGCCCGTGTTTATCAAGACGATGAAAGCGATCTACGATAATCGTCTTATAGAGACATTTCCGGAGGCAACGGATCCGAAGAAGCCGTTTCAGTTCTCGCTGCCGCCATCGGTCTTTTTTCTCGTGATGCCGGAGGAGGAGACGGGTACCCTGCATGTTCCAGAACGGTTCAGAGAGGAAGGGGCGAGTTCTGATGACCCAGATGACTTCTAA
- a CDS encoding exported protein of unknown function (Evidence 5 : No homology to any previously reported sequences): MTSNPRNDAGNRNHRAKLSAFLACVAVILFGLLANSYQALAQPLLLEKIKEARNRLEGLELNHQFTMVQGVVPVAGRSKGRGRKAAVRHVKHQGLKRDVAVVGLNSKTGELKDFTFTETVLLERKKRPSVKPPQIIAEENDCKLLWRGGSRWGFNRDLLLTCDGKEFVIINLTMWTSRTARTVVVDKNTGRRTCRQGSAEQLLGSYVPYSPELHTPDVAEEGRRYLERAILQALQDLDDLHVTSKTFTDQNLSDLASIDFIHALLVDEHMDPDEFKKHEENGTLSRLIEKYWVEVAINQGSAFRMSVSPAGATGISQFICPTYARILDESPQAKLDPVFVRGMQDHVNAVKASITLFDSDMSSWWTPTVRKICSVSTEMLEDCWAASYNGGPNRLNLVIARRGKDWVEKETMIRSTRRYFASRLKEETYTYLAKLGSIREYLLALEQNAPSAPNP; encoded by the coding sequence ATGACTTCTAATCCTCGCAATGACGCCGGTAACAGGAACCATCGAGCCAAGCTCAGCGCTTTTCTTGCGTGTGTAGCCGTCATCCTGTTCGGGTTGCTCGCAAACAGTTATCAGGCGTTGGCTCAGCCCCTGCTCCTTGAAAAGATCAAAGAAGCCCGGAATCGACTGGAGGGGTTGGAGTTGAACCATCAGTTTACCATGGTTCAAGGGGTGGTTCCCGTTGCGGGGCGATCGAAAGGACGAGGACGAAAAGCTGCTGTCCGGCACGTAAAGCATCAGGGACTGAAACGGGACGTGGCGGTCGTGGGGCTGAATAGTAAGACCGGGGAGTTGAAAGATTTCACCTTTACGGAAACCGTTCTACTTGAGCGTAAGAAACGCCCCAGCGTGAAGCCTCCTCAAATCATCGCTGAAGAGAACGACTGTAAATTGCTCTGGCGCGGCGGAAGCCGATGGGGCTTTAACAGGGATCTGCTGCTCACCTGCGATGGTAAGGAGTTCGTCATCATCAACCTGACGATGTGGACCTCGCGGACAGCGCGCACCGTGGTGGTCGACAAAAACACCGGCAGACGGACATGCCGCCAAGGCTCAGCAGAACAGCTTCTCGGTTCCTATGTCCCGTACTCTCCGGAACTCCATACGCCGGACGTTGCAGAAGAAGGACGCAGGTATCTGGAGCGGGCAATACTTCAAGCCCTTCAGGATCTGGACGACCTTCACGTGACATCCAAGACGTTTACTGACCAGAACCTGAGTGATCTCGCCTCAATTGACTTCATTCATGCCCTACTCGTTGATGAGCACATGGATCCGGACGAATTCAAAAAACATGAGGAAAACGGGACGCTGTCCAGACTTATCGAAAAGTATTGGGTGGAGGTCGCCATCAATCAGGGCTCAGCGTTCAGGATGAGCGTTTCTCCGGCCGGGGCAACAGGCATCAGTCAGTTTATCTGTCCCACCTACGCGCGGATTCTTGATGAATCTCCACAAGCCAAGCTTGACCCGGTGTTTGTGCGCGGTATGCAGGATCATGTCAATGCTGTGAAGGCGTCAATCACCCTTTTTGACTCCGACATGTCATCCTGGTGGACTCCAACGGTCAGAAAGATCTGTTCTGTCTCCACTGAAATGCTCGAAGACTGCTGGGCGGCTTCGTATAACGGAGGCCCCAATAGACTGAACCTGGTGATCGCAAGGCGCGGGAAGGACTGGGTTGAGAAAGAAACAATGATCCGGAGTACGCGTCGCTACTTCGCCTCCCGACTTAAGGAGGAGACCTATACGTATCTCGCGAAGCTTGGCAGTATACGAGAGTATCTCCTAGCCCTTGAACAAAATGCCCCATCAGCACCGAATCCTTAA
- a CDS encoding protein of unknown function (Evidence 5 : No homology to any previously reported sequences), translating into MIYHIMCEVAPGKEDALDAFLVGKMKKFWLANQGVSRFHIYGDHLANKLERVITIEVGDFSNFDKILALDERKALRSELMELATNVQSRIMEVIE; encoded by the coding sequence ATGATCTACCACATCATGTGTGAAGTCGCACCAGGGAAAGAAGACGCATTGGATGCCTTCTTAGTCGGTAAAATGAAAAAATTCTGGCTCGCCAACCAAGGGGTCTCGAGGTTCCACATCTATGGGGACCACTTGGCGAATAAGTTGGAGCGGGTCATTACGATTGAGGTCGGCGACTTCAGCAACTTCGATAAGATTTTGGCGCTCGATGAGCGCAAGGCGCTTCGTAGCGAGCTCATGGAGTTAGCCACAAATGTGCAGAGTCGGATTATGGAGGTCATCGAGTAA
- a CDS encoding Alpha/beta hydrolase fold, translating into MKITANGIDIYYTIDGEGPVVTMSHALGCNLALWDEQAKALSTRYRVLRYDTRGHGRTSAPPEPYSLEQMADDVYGLLNVLGVAQTHFVGISMGGMIGQIFALKYPSMVRSLILSSTTSRYPTAARSAWEERIRAVEAKGMEPLVEPALERWFTAPFRERRQGVMDTVRAMIRSTPPQGYIGCCYAIPTIDVTDRLGEIRCPALVIAGENDPGTPVTMAHEICAALPSSELATLPSASHLCNLEQPEVFNRILLGFLGKVTE; encoded by the coding sequence ATGAAGATTACAGCCAACGGTATCGACATCTACTACACGATCGATGGAGAGGGCCCGGTTGTGACCATGAGCCATGCCCTCGGGTGCAATCTCGCCCTCTGGGATGAACAGGCGAAGGCGCTCAGCACACGCTACCGGGTGCTCAGATACGATACGCGAGGGCATGGCCGGACCAGCGCGCCGCCTGAACCCTACAGCCTCGAACAGATGGCTGACGACGTATACGGACTGCTCAACGTGCTTGGCGTCGCACAAACACACTTCGTAGGAATCTCGATGGGCGGGATGATCGGCCAGATCTTTGCGCTCAAGTACCCGTCGATGGTCCGAAGTCTGATCCTTTCCTCCACCACCAGCCGCTACCCGACGGCGGCCCGGTCGGCCTGGGAGGAACGTATCCGCGCGGTGGAGGCGAAGGGCATGGAACCGTTGGTGGAGCCGGCGCTTGAGCGATGGTTCACGGCACCGTTTCGAGAACGTCGCCAGGGTGTGATGGACACTGTGCGCGCCATGATCAGGAGCACGCCTCCGCAGGGGTATATCGGCTGCTGCTACGCGATTCCTACCATCGACGTTACCGATCGTCTCGGTGAGATCCGCTGCCCGGCTCTCGTCATCGCAGGCGAAAACGATCCGGGGACTCCAGTGACCATGGCGCATGAGATTTGCGCCGCCCTCCCCTCCTCCGAGCTTGCCACCCTCCCCTCGGCGTCGCACCTGTGCAACCTGGAGCAGCCGGAGGTGTTCAACCGTATTCTACTCGGATTCCTTGGTAAGGTAACCGAGTAG
- the leuD gene encoding 3-isopropylmalate dehydratase small subunit (Isopropylmalate isomerase) (Alpha-IPM isomerase) (IPMI): MRQNDTRREICGRAIPLPGNDIDTDRIIPARFLKCITFEGLEAHVFEDDRRQMPDHPFNQARYQGATILVVGQNFGCGSSREHAPEALRRWGIRGIVGESFAEIFFGNCTAIGLPCLTLDGECLARLGEAVSQHPEQEVLLDIEHRLVRIGERSIPAMIPDGARNQLLAGTWNAMGVLLEVEHEINRVAGSLPYVNGYSQ; the protein is encoded by the coding sequence GTGAGACAGAACGACACTCGACGCGAGATCTGCGGTCGCGCAATACCGCTGCCCGGCAACGACATCGACACCGACCGGATCATTCCCGCCCGCTTCCTGAAATGTATCACCTTCGAGGGTCTCGAAGCGCACGTCTTTGAGGACGACCGCCGCCAGATGCCGGATCACCCGTTCAATCAGGCTCGTTATCAGGGGGCGACAATCCTGGTTGTCGGCCAAAACTTCGGCTGCGGCTCCTCGCGAGAGCATGCGCCTGAGGCGCTCAGGCGCTGGGGCATCCGGGGCATCGTGGGCGAGTCGTTCGCCGAGATCTTCTTCGGTAACTGCACAGCGATTGGGCTCCCTTGCCTGACGCTGGATGGTGAGTGCCTCGCCCGGTTAGGAGAGGCCGTGTCGCAGCACCCGGAGCAGGAAGTGTTGCTTGATATCGAGCACCGCTTGGTACGTATCGGCGAGCGGAGCATCCCGGCCATGATTCCGGACGGAGCTCGCAATCAGCTCCTGGCTGGGACCTGGAACGCGATGGGCGTCCTGCTGGAGGTGGAACATGAGATCAACCGGGTCGCCGGAAGCCTCCCCTACGTCAACGGCTACTCACAGTGA